The DNA region GCCGCAGAAACCGCCGCGGCGACGTCGCGAGCCACCGACGTCTCACCGCCGGCCATTCACCGCCATCCATGCACGAGCCCGTTGGCTTCACAAGGTGAAGACGGTCGGCCCTCTTGACGCCCCGCAGGTGACGTCGCTTTCATGCAGGGTGCGTCTGGGAGCGCTCCCACAGTGTTCCCGGCGTCCCCCCACACCACGAACTGAAGGCGTTCCACCCCCCACCGAGAGGAATCGCACCCGTGGTCAGCACCTCGGGCTCCCCCACGAGCCCCCCTCGAACGTCCCGCATGCCGCGCGCCGCGTTCGGCGCCGCGGTCGCGGCAGCCCTGCTGGCGCTGATCGCGCTCGTCGTGGGCCAGTCGTCCGCGACGGCGGCGGGCAACTCCGCCCCGACCGCCGCGAAGCCGGCCCTCGCGCCGGCCGCCGCAGCGGCGGCAGCCGCCGCGGGCACCGGCTACTGGCACACCAGCGGGCGGGACATCCTGGACTCCAACAACCAGCCGGTGCGCATCGCGGGCATCAACTGGTTCGGCTTCGAGACCTCGAACGAGGTCGTGCACGGCCTCTGGTCGCGTGACTACAAGAGCATGATCGACCAGATGAAGCAGCTCGGGTACAACACGATCCGACTGCCGTACAGCGACGACATCTTCAAGCCCGGCGCCACGGCCAACAGCATCACCTTCTACGGCATGAACCAGGATCTGCAGGGTCTCAGCCCGCTCCAGATCATGGACAAGATCGTCGACTACGCGGGGTCGGTCGGCCTGCGGGTCATCCTGGACCGGCACCGCCCGGACTCCAGCGGCCAGTCGGCGCTGTGGTACACCAGCAGCGTCCCGGAGTCGACCTGGATCACCAATCTCAAGGCGCTGGCCGCCCGTTACCAGGGGAACACCGCGGTCGTCGGCATCGACCTGCACAACGAGCCGCACGACCCGGCCTGCTGGGGCTGCGGCGACACCTCCACCGACTGGCGGCTGGCCGCCGAGCGGGCCGGCAACGCGGTCCTCGGCGTCAACCCCAACCTGCTGATCTTCGTCGAGGGCATCCAGACCTTCAACGGCACGTCCGGCTGGTGGGGCGGCAACCTGATGGGCGTCGCGCAGTACCCGGTGCAGCTCAGCGTGGCCAACCGGGTCGTGTACTCCGCGCACGACTACGCGACCTCGGTCGCCCAGCAGACCTGGTTCACCGACCCGTCGTTCCCGGCCAACATGCCGGGCGTGTGGGACAAGTACTGGGGCTACATCTTCAAGCAGAACCTCGCGCCGGTGTGGGTCGGCGAGTTCGGCACCACCCTGCAGTCCACGACCGACCAGCAGTGGCTGAAGGCCCTGGTCTCGTACATGCTGCCGACCTCGACCAACGGCGGGGACAGCTTCAGCTGGACGTTCTGGTCCTGGAACCCCGACTCCGGTGACACCGGCGGCATCCTCAAGGACGACTGGCAGAGCGTCGACACGGTCAAGGACGGGTACCTGACCTCGATCAAGGCGCCGACCTTCGGCGGCACGGGCTCGACGGGCGGCACCTCCTCCGGCACGTCGTCGGGCACGTCCTCCGGCACGTCCTCCGGCACGTCCAGCGGCACGTCCTCCGGCACCTCGTCGGGCACGTCCTCCGGTACGTCCAGCGGCACGACGACGGGCACCTCCACCGGCACCTCCGCCGGAACGTCGACCGGCACCACTTCCGGTACGACCACCGGCGGCACGGGCAACGCGGGCTGCACCGCGGTCCTGCACATCGACAACCAGTGGTCCGCCGGCTTCACCGCCACCGTGACGGTCACCGCGGGCAGCGCCCCGGTCAACGGCTGGAAGGTCGCCTGGACCTGGCCCGGCAGCCAGCAGGAGACCAGCGCCTGGAACGCCACCGTCCAGCAGACCGGCGCCTCGGTCACCGCGACCAACCTCAGCTACAACGGCGCACTCGCCGCGGCCGGTTCCACCAGCTTCGGTTTCCAGGGCACGGCCAGCGGCGCCTTCACCGCACCGGCCCTCACCTGCACCGCCTCCTGACGGCCACGGCCGCACCGACGTCCGCGCCGGCGGGTCCCCGACCCGCCGGCGCGGACGTGCCGCGTGACCGGGTCCGGTGCGTGCGGTCCGGCCGACCCATGGGTTAGGCTTGCCTAACTTGAAAGGTCTGGAGGCTGCCGATGGCGGAACGACCCGAGCGCGGAGCGCCGCGCAGGACGCCGAGGGCGAAGTCCGCGCACGTGGTGCGGGCCGAGCGGCTGACGCCGCACATGATCCGGGTGGTGTTCGAGCTGGCGGCGGACGCCGAGCTGGAGGTGGGCGCGTGCACCGACCACTACGTGAAGCTGCTGTTCGCGCCCGGCGGCGGCGCGCTGGAGGACGCCTACCGGCAGCGGTACACCGCGCCGTTGGACATCGAGGCGATCCGCCGCGACCTGCCGCGCGAGCAGTGGCCGACGACCCGCACGTACACCGTGCGGGCCTGGGACCCGGCGGCGCGCGAGATGACGGTCGACTTCGTGCACCACGGCGACCAGGGGCTGGCCGGGCCGTGGGCGGCGCGGGTGGAGCCGGGCGACAGCCTGTGGTTCATGGGCCCGGGCGGCGGGTACGCGCCCGATCCGGCGGCCGACTGGCACCTGCTGGCCGGTGACGAGAGCGCGCTGCCGGCCGTGGCCGCGGCGGTGGAGCGACTGCCGGCCGGGGCGACGGCGAAGGTGTTCGTGGAGGTCGAGGGGCCGGCCGAGGAGCAGAAGCTGGTCACCGCGGGCGACGCCGAGATCGTCTGGCTGCACCGCGGCTCGCGCCCGGTGGGCGAGGCCCTGGTGGAGGCGGTCACCGCGCTGGACTTCCCGCCGGGCGACGTGCACGCCTTCGTGCACGGCGAGGCGACTTTCGTCAAGGAGCTGCGCCGGCACCTGCGGCTGGACCGCGGGGTCCCGCGCGAGCGGCTGTCGATCTCCGGTTACTGGCGGATCGGCAAGGACGAAGACGGCTGGCAGTCCTCCAAGCGGGAGTGGAACGCGCAGGTCGAGGCCGAGCAGGAGGGCGCTGCCTGAACGCGCCTCGCGCCGGGACAAGGCCGGCCCCGCGCCGGGACAGGGCTCGGGCCCCCGCACGCCGCGGGGGCCCGGGCCGCTCTCACACCGACTTCTGGTACGAGCGGAAGGTTCGGGTGGACAGCCACACCGCCGCTGCCGCCAGCGCCAGCAGCGCGCCGCCGCGGCCCAGCACCACGCCCGGGTCGGGGTTCGCGGACATCGCCGAACGCCCGGCGACCAGCGCCCAGTTGACCGGGTTGAAGTCGGCGATGTGCCGCATCCAGGAGGGCATCAGGCCGGGCGCCATGAACGCGGAGGACAGGAAGGTCAGCGGCAGCAGCAGGAAGGTGTTGACACCGATGATGCTCTCGCGCTGCCTGACCAGCATGCCCAGCGCGTTGGACAGCGCGCCGAAGACCGTGCCGAGCAGGATCGACAGCAGCACCAGCAGCAGCACGCCGCCGATGCCGCCCGGGTAGTGCGCGCCGCCGAGCTTGCCGAGCAGCACGATCACCGCGGACTGCACGGTGGTGCTGAACGCCTGCTGCACCACGTTGGCGTTCATCAGCGCCGCGCGGCTGACCGGCGTGATCAGGAAGCGGTTCAGGGTGCCGCGCTCGATCTCCTCCAACGTGCCCATGCCGGCCCACATGTTGGAGGACACCGCGCTCATCACCACCACGCCGGGCACCAAATAGTCCAGGTACGACTGGGCGCCGAAGCCCGGGAGTTCGACCACCTTCTTGAACAACTGGCCGAACAGGAACAGCCAGATGACCGGCTGCACCAGGGTGATCACGACGAAAACCGGCTGGCGGAAGATCGCCACCAGCTGACGCTGCGTCATGTACCAGCTGTGCGCGAGCGCTTCCAGGAGGCCGCGGCCGGGCGCGGACCCGGCGGAGTCGGCACGGCCGGCTCCGGCGTACGGGGTGGCGGCGGTCATCGCGCACCTCCGGCGGCGCCCGCGGGGAGGGGGGCGGCGCCCGCGGCGCCGTCGGCGTCGGCGAACCGGCGCCCGGCGTAGCGGAGGTAGACGTCGTCCAGCGAGGGCCGGGCCACGGTCACGGACGCGACCTGCGCCCCCTCGCGCTCCAGCACGGCCAGCACCTGCGGTACGGCGGCGGGCCCGTCGTCGGCGCGGGCGCTGAGCCTGCGGCCGTCGACCACCGCCTCGCGCACGCCGGCGAAGGCGTCCAGGGCGGCTCGCAGCAGCTGCGCGTCGACCGCGCCGGGCGTCTCGCGCAGCTCCACGTGGACGGCGTCGCCGCGCAGTTCGCCCTTCAGCTCGTCCGGCGTGCCCTCGGCGACGACCCGGCCGCGGTCCACGATCGCGATGCGCTCGGCGAGGCGGTCGGCCTCCTCCAGGTAGTGCGTGGTGAGCAGGATGGTCAGGCCCTCGTCGCCGGCCAGCCGGTCGATCTCGTCCCACATCGCCGTGCGCGCCTCCGGGTCCAGGCCGGTCGTCGGCTCGTCCAGGAAGAGCACCAGGGGCCGGTGCACCAGCCCGAGCGCCACGTCCAGGCGGCGCTGCATGCCGCCGGAGTACGTCCTGACCAGCCGGCCGCCTGCGTCCGCGAGGTCGAAGCGCTCCAGCAGCCCGTCGACGCGGCGGGCCAGGTCCGCGCCGCGCAGCCCGTACAGGCGGCCCTGGAGCAGCAGGTTCTCGCGGCCGGTGGCCACCGGGTCGGCGCCCGACTTCTGGGCCACCACGCCGATCGCGCGGCGCACCCGGTCCGGGTGGCGCAGCACGTCGTGCCCGGCGACCGAGGCGGCGCCGGAGTCGGGGCGGGCCAGGGTGGTGAGGATCTTGACGGTGGTGGACTTGCCGGCGCCGTTGGGGCCGAGCAGCCCGAAGACGGTGCCGGCGGCGACGGTGACGGACATCCCGTCCAGGGCGGTCACGCCGCCGGGATAGCTCTTGGTGAGGTCGCTCGCCTCGACGGCGGGCGGGTGGGTGGTCATGGTGGTGTGCCTCCGCGGTGCTGTGGTGCCGGCCGGAGGTGCGCGCGGGCGCCTCCGGACGGGCACGGCTGTGGGGCCGGACGAGATGGCGCAGCCGCGGAGGGGAGCCGGGATATCGTGGGTGTGCCGCACCTCGATCCCCCGGTGTCCGCGGTCCGCGGGCGTTCCGGCCGGGTTCGCTGGTTCGCGTGCCGGCGTCCGCTGTTGCCGCAGCGGGCGCCGGACCTCGTCATTCCTGCTCTGCCATGCGCTCCTCGATATCGGTCCACTCCTCCGGCACCTCGCCGGTCTCGTGGAAGGTCCGCCACTGTGCCACGCCCGGCAGGGCGCCGTCGGCCATCGCCGTGAGCAGCCCGCGCACCCACTGCGCCTGGGCGTCGATCATGTGCAGCTGGTACTCGGTCTCGATCACGAACAGCCGGGGCAGGTCCGCGTCGAGCCGGCCGAGGATGCCGCGCAGCGCGGCGGCGTGCACCTCCAGGGCGTGCACCCGCTCGGCGAGCAGATCGGCCACCTCGTCCGGGTGCAGCGCGCCGATCAGCGAGAGCGCGGTGTCGAAGGCGGGGTACTCCCGGGCGGGCACGGCCACCAGGTCGGCCAGCCAGTCGTGCATCTCGACCCGGCCGGCCTCGGTGAGGCCGTAGAGGGTGCGCTCGGGCCGGTTGCCCTCGCGTTGCACGCCGGTCACCTCGACGAAGCCGCGCTTCTCCAGGTTCTGCACCACGGTGTAGAGCGAGCCGTAGTTGATCTTGATGACGTGTTCCTTGCCGCGCTGCCGCAGCAGCCGGGCGATCTCGTACGGGTGCATCGGGCGTTCGCCGAGGAACACCATGACCGCCAGGGCCAGCGGATTGGACAGCCGTGCCCGCTGGGCCATGACCGCCACCCCCGACCATCACTCGATCCCGTATATCCGCAGCCGAGTATATCGCGAAGACAGGTCGGCATCAACCGCGATGTATCGCGAATCTGGGAGGACGCACGGCAGGGCGCGACCCCGCGTGGGCGCCCGCAGGCGCGAAGGAGCGCGAACGGGCGCCAACGGGCGTACGGGAGCGGCCGTACGGAGGAGGTCAGGAGGGTCAGGAGGGGGCCAGGAGGGGGTCAGCCCACCGAGGAGTACGCCACCACGCCGCGGCGCAGGCCCTCCACGGCCTTGCGGGCGTTGCGGCGGACCGGGCCGTCGGGCGGCGCGGCGTCGGCGATCTGGCCGAGCACGTCGATCAGCTGCTTGCACCAGCGGACGAAGTCGCCGGCCGGCATGTCCGCCTCCGACAGCACGTCGTCCAGCGGCCGGCCGGACGTCCAGCGGTAGGCGGCCCAGGCGAAGCCGAGGTCCGGCTCGCGCTGGCCGACGCCCTCGGTCTGGTTGATCCGGTGCGCCTCCTCCAGCGCGTCGAGACGGCCCCAGATGCGGACCATCTCGCCGAGCGCGTCACGCGCGGCGCCGGTCGGCAGCTTGGGCGTCACCGCGTCGTCGGACTGCCGGGACTCGTAGACCAACGCCGAGGCGCAGGCGGCGAGTTCGGCCGGGCCGAGGGCGTTCCACACGCCGTCGCGCAGGCATTCGCTGGCCAGCAGGTCCAACTCGCCGTAGAGCCGGGCCAGCCTGCGGCCCTCGGGGGTGACCGTGTCGCCCTCCAGATAGCCGAGTTCGGACAGCACCGCGCACACCCGGTCGAAGGTGCGGGCGATGGTGTTGGTGCGGCCCTCGATGCGGCGCTCCAGCTGCTGGTTGTCGCGGCGCAGCCGCTGGTAGCGCTCGGCCCAGCGGGCGTGGTCCTCGCGGTCGTCGCAGCCGTGGCAGGGGTGCGCCCTGATCGCGGCGCGCAGCCGGGCGATCTCGGTGTCGTCGGCCGCCGCCGCGCGCTCCCTGCGGTGCCGCACCGGCCCGGTCCAGCGGGCCGTGCCGGCCTTGCTGCGCATCGCCGAGGCGAGGTCGCGGCGGGACTGCGGGCTGCGCGGGTTGAAGGACTTGGGGATGCGCATCCGCTCCAGCGGCTCGACCGGCACCGGGAAGTCCAGCGCGGCCAGCCGCTTGACCTGGCGCTCGGCGGTCAGCACCAGCGGGCGCGGGCCGTCGTGGTACTCGCCGCCGCGCGGGTGGTGGTGACCGGTCGCGCGGCCGGGGATGCCCGGCTCCAGCACCAGTGCCAGGCCCGCGAACTTGCCGGCCGGCACATGGATGATGTCGCCGGGCCTGAGCTTCTCCAGCGCGTCGGACGCGGCGGCCCGGCGCTGCGCGGCGCCCTGCCGGGACAGCTCGGCCTCCCGCTCCTTCAGCTCCCGGCGCAGCCGCATGTACGCGTCGAAGTCGCCGAGGTGGCAGGTCATCGACTCCCGGTAGCCGGCCAGGCCCTCCTCGTTGCGCTGCACCTGGCGGGAGATGCCGACCACCGAGCGGTCGGCCTGGAACTGCGCGAAGGACGTCTCCAGCAGCTCCCGCGAGCGGTGCCGCCCGAACTGGCCGACCAGGTTGACCGCCATGTTGTACGACGGCCGGAACGACGAGCGCAGCGGATACGTACGGGTGCCGGCCAGTCCCGCCACGGCGGCCGGGTCGAAGCCGCGCTGCCACAGCACCACGGCGTGGCCCTCCACGTCGATGCCGCGCCGCCCGGCCCGGCCGGTGAGCTGGGTGTACTCGCCGGGCGTGATGTCGGCGTGGGTCTCGCCGTTCCACTTGACGAGCTTCTCCAGCACCACGCTGCGGGCCTGGCATGTTGATGCCCAGCGCCAGCGTCTCGGTGGCGAACACCGCCTTGACCAGGCCCTTGACGAACAGCTCCTCGACGACCTCCTTGAAGGTCGGCAGCATGCCGGCGTGGTGGGCGGCGATGCCCCGCTCCAGGCCCTCCAGCCACTCGAAGTAGCCGAGGACGTGCAGGTCCTCGTCGGGGATGGAGCGGGTGCGCTCCTCCACGATCGACCGCACCCGCACCCTGGCCTCGTCGTTGTTCAGCCGCAGCCCGGCGTACAGGCACTGCTGGACGGCGGCCTCGCAGCCGGCCCGGCTGAAGATGAAGGTGATGGCGGGCAGCAGGCCCTCGGCGTCGAGCCGGTCGATGACCTCGGCGCGGCTGGGCGTCCACACCCGGCTGCGGGCCCGGCGCTCGCGCTCCCGGTCGGCCTCCCGGCCGCGGCCGCGGGGCCGGTGGACGCGCTGGTTCTCCATCCGGGCCAGCCGCTCCAGGTCCGCGTTGACCTCGCGGCGGCCACGCGGCTCGGTCGGCCCGGACTTCTCCTCGAACAGGTCGTACATCCGCAGGCCGGCCAGCACGTGCTGCCACAGCGGCACCGGGCGGTGCTCGGAGACGATGACCTCGGTGTCGCCGCGCACGGTGTCCAGCCAGTCGCCGAACTCCTCGGCGTTGGAAACCGTCGCCGACAGCGACACCAGCGTCACGGACTGCGGCAGGTGGATGATCACCTCTTCCCACACCGCGCCGCGGAACCGGTCGGAGAGGTAGTGCACCTCGTCCATCACCACGTAGGCCAGGCCGTCCAGGGCGGCCGAGCCCGCGTAGAGCATGTTCCGCAGCACCTCGGTGGTCATCACGATCACCGGGGCGTCGCCGTTGACGCTGTTGTCGCCGGTGAGCAGGCCGACGCGGTCGGCGCCGTAGCGCTTGGCGAGGTCGTTGTACTTCTGGTTCGACAGCGCCTTGATCGGGGTGGTGTAGAAGCACTTGCGGCCCTGCTCCAGGGCCAGGTGCACGGCGAACTCGCCGACGATGGTCTTGCCGGACCCGGTCGGCGCGGCCACCAGGACGCCGCTGCCGGACTCCAGCGCCTGACAGGCCTCCACCTGGAACGGGTCGAGCCCGAACTCGTACAGCTCGCGGAACCGGGCGAGTGCGGTGGCGTTCTCTTCGGCGCGGCGACGGCTGGCGGCGTAGCGCTCGGCTGGTGACATCTCTTCGGTCATCTCGGGAACGAGCGTACCGGCAGGTGCCGACACGGCGCGTGATCTTATCTGCCCGGTACAGCTTTTCCGGGGCATGATTGCCCAGCGGGAACCCGCGCGCGGTCACCGCCGCCCCGGGGCCCACCAGCGCCCCGGACGCCCCGTGCCCGGCGCCTCACACCAGCAGGCGCAGCGCCCCCGGCACCGTCTCGGCCTCCAGCGGCAGCGGGCCGATCCGCTCGCCGTCGGCGTAGCCGGTGACGTCGGCCGCGGCCAGCCGCACCCGGGCGGCGCGGTGCACCGTCACCACCGGGTGCGAGGGGTGGGTGCCGCGGTAGACCCGCGGGAAG from Actinacidiphila sp. DG2A-62 includes:
- a CDS encoding cellulase family glycosylhydrolase, whose product is MPRAAFGAAVAAALLALIALVVGQSSATAAGNSAPTAAKPALAPAAAAAAAAAGTGYWHTSGRDILDSNNQPVRIAGINWFGFETSNEVVHGLWSRDYKSMIDQMKQLGYNTIRLPYSDDIFKPGATANSITFYGMNQDLQGLSPLQIMDKIVDYAGSVGLRVILDRHRPDSSGQSALWYTSSVPESTWITNLKALAARYQGNTAVVGIDLHNEPHDPACWGCGDTSTDWRLAAERAGNAVLGVNPNLLIFVEGIQTFNGTSGWWGGNLMGVAQYPVQLSVANRVVYSAHDYATSVAQQTWFTDPSFPANMPGVWDKYWGYIFKQNLAPVWVGEFGTTLQSTTDQQWLKALVSYMLPTSTNGGDSFSWTFWSWNPDSGDTGGILKDDWQSVDTVKDGYLTSIKAPTFGGTGSTGGTSSGTSSGTSSGTSSGTSSGTSSGTSSGTSSGTSSGTTTGTSTGTSAGTSTGTTSGTTTGGTGNAGCTAVLHIDNQWSAGFTATVTVTAGSAPVNGWKVAWTWPGSQQETSAWNATVQQTGASVTATNLSYNGALAAAGSTSFGFQGTASGAFTAPALTCTAS
- a CDS encoding siderophore-interacting protein, with the protein product MAERPERGAPRRTPRAKSAHVVRAERLTPHMIRVVFELAADAELEVGACTDHYVKLLFAPGGGALEDAYRQRYTAPLDIEAIRRDLPREQWPTTRTYTVRAWDPAAREMTVDFVHHGDQGLAGPWAARVEPGDSLWFMGPGGGYAPDPAADWHLLAGDESALPAVAAAVERLPAGATAKVFVEVEGPAEEQKLVTAGDAEIVWLHRGSRPVGEALVEAVTALDFPPGDVHAFVHGEATFVKELRRHLRLDRGVPRERLSISGYWRIGKDEDGWQSSKREWNAQVEAEQEGAA
- a CDS encoding ABC transporter permease yields the protein MTQRQLVAIFRQPVFVVITLVQPVIWLFLFGQLFKKVVELPGFGAQSYLDYLVPGVVVMSAVSSNMWAGMGTLEEIERGTLNRFLITPVSRAALMNANVVQQAFSTTVQSAVIVLLGKLGGAHYPGGIGGVLLLVLLSILLGTVFGALSNALGMLVRQRESIIGVNTFLLLPLTFLSSAFMAPGLMPSWMRHIADFNPVNWALVAGRSAMSANPDPGVVLGRGGALLALAAAAVWLSTRTFRSYQKSV
- a CDS encoding PadR family transcriptional regulator — its product is MAQRARLSNPLALAVMVFLGERPMHPYEIARLLRQRGKEHVIKINYGSLYTVVQNLEKRGFVEVTGVQREGNRPERTLYGLTEAGRVEMHDWLADLVAVPAREYPAFDTALSLIGALHPDEVADLLAERVHALEVHAAALRGILGRLDADLPRLFVIETEYQLHMIDAQAQWVRGLLTAMADGALPGVAQWRTFHETGEVPEEWTDIEERMAEQE
- a CDS encoding ATP-binding cassette domain-containing protein, with protein sequence MTTHPPAVEASDLTKSYPGGVTALDGMSVTVAAGTVFGLLGPNGAGKSTTVKILTTLARPDSGAASVAGHDVLRHPDRVRRAIGVVAQKSGADPVATGRENLLLQGRLYGLRGADLARRVDGLLERFDLADAGGRLVRTYSGGMQRRLDVALGLVHRPLVLFLDEPTTGLDPEARTAMWDEIDRLAGDEGLTILLTTHYLEEADRLAERIAIVDRGRVVAEGTPDELKGELRGDAVHVELRETPGAVDAQLLRAALDAFAGVREAVVDGRRLSARADDGPAAVPQVLAVLEREGAQVASVTVARPSLDDVYLRYAGRRFADADGAAGAAPLPAGAAGGAR